A portion of the Channa argus isolate prfri chromosome 19, Channa argus male v1.0, whole genome shotgun sequence genome contains these proteins:
- the nell3 gene encoding uncharacterized protein nell3 produces the protein MVLRTSALLLLLSWVSLHNTAQAAAEICRGAHCHGAETGDPRPCIGAHCSGSRSSSRPRHFNPTTQGRHVVGSQHHAYPSALRDASEAYPAVQPVRGRHGDGSSGTRIRAPEVLPAGCTDAGCAALVKQFPPTNDTRDCRGIECRLPLFMRPKARTKSCVGDGCLVALEESVSSAASQLPPVHLSDRAAQFLGDFPEFGYPSSELGSAPLGVQLTCDIKPGENEVPSEDALILHLQLSKGQEKLVEALRTQQMVIRDLQQKLADQQEALLSQQREILEQQRQMYEQMDVVKGQFGLLSDTIKQVSFQGLHGELQSYFESHLAGLQSQARSHLQKSYTAQKMDRNSKVMDVVGEAHFPQPLLGCPSPCGTEEFCDLQRDPPRCEKCTMCPPGFFLISQCSPTADRMCQDRDECLELPNICGERVKCLNTPGGFRCLGVSEREAGMGLCGHEYFYNQELQECQACSDCDGEPVIALCTAISDAVCGKPSESRLSHTWAANVAVPPARTSGTHIFPGLQLNIRGKERSDLLLNEAGQVTFLQHGLVWLDHNFAIKHSCRNFLQVGMRLNGSQEEEGRDLSGVRIEQPDGKYFQGISVSSGVEVEPNHTFTLLLKSPNQHCNQSKDLHVYDITAPSLSLLWLSHDTGAVALTAQMSLLAHYQTSYRPTFRLTSVSDPYMISLTHDNRGVRFTESGVVKFVLQQALYSMGLACIRDGFSLIAYTNRNGTDQEVMQAFKTGVNYRDTSITLSGAVSIDSRDTLSFEITSPPQCNIRYFGDSTGISMLSLIWIPSAVSSALTATVSRTGLPSGAVRNKPLLFHQISSDTPQVHLARSGEPNGRKHFIFREKGTANIALNLKLIHSCNIVKLTLQRVGGLGEEGQTGPVAQQVSGYMPEGSEWASIGLRASLQVQNGTAVYVTVDCVRGRVNQITHEGGTNISILWVSA, from the exons ATGGTTTTACGAACATCAGCTCTGTTGCTGCTCCTCTCATGGGTATCGCTGCACAACACCGCGCAAGCTGCCGCAGAGATTTGCCGGGGGGCGCACTGCCACGGCGCGGAAACCGGCGACCCAAGACCGTGCATCGGAGCACACTGCTCGGGGAGCAGATCCTCCAGCCGGCCGCGGCACTTCAACCCGACAACACAGGGGAGACACGTCGTTGGTAGCCAACATCATGCGTACCCGAGCGCACTAAGAGATGCGTCGGAAGCCTACCCTGCCGTCCAGCCAGTCCGCGGGCGGCACGGCGACGGCAGCAGCGGCACACGAATCAGAGCGCCTGAAGTTTTGCCTGCAGGATGCACCGATGCGGGCTGCGCCGCTCTGGTCAAACAATTCCCCCCCACCAATGACACCCGAGATTGTAGAGGGATCGAGTGCAGACTGCCACTGTTTATGCGGCCAAAAGCTCGAACAAAGTCTTGTGTGGGAGACGGATGTCTGGTCGCTTTAGAGGAGAGCGTCTCCTCTGCCGCCAGCCAGCTTCCTCCTGTACATCTGTCCGACAGAGCCGCACAGTTTCTGGGAGATTTTCCGGAGTTTGGATATCCGTCGTCGGAACTTGGCAGTGCGCCTTTGGGTGTCCAGCTCACATGTGACATCAAGCCAG GTGAGAATGAAGTTCCCTCAGAAGACGCCCTCATCCTGCACCTCCAGCTGTCCAAGGGGCAGGAGAAGCTGGTGGAGGCCCTGCGAACTCAGCAGATGGTCATCCGAGACCTGCAGCAGAAGCTCGCCGACCAACAGGAGGCATTGCTGTCCCAGCAGAGGGAGATCCTGGAGCAGCAGCGGCAAATGTATGAGCAGATGGACGTGGTGAAGGGCCAGTTCGGGCTCCTCTCGGACACCATCAAACAGGTTTCCTTCCAAGGCCTCCACGGTGAGCTGCAAAGCTACTTTGAGAGCCACCTGGCTGGACTCCAGAGCCAGGCGCGCAGCCACCTGCAAAAGTCCTACACTGCCCAAAAGATGGACAGGAACTCTAAAGTCATGGATGTAGTCGGGGAGGCTCATTTCCCTCAGCCTTTGCTGGGATGCCCATCTCCCTGTGGAACAGAGGAGTTCTGTGATCTTCAGAGGGATCCACCACGGTGTGAGAAATGCACCATGTGTCCGCCGGGTTTCTTTTTGATCTCACAGTGCTCCCCTACTGCAGACAGAATGTGCCAG GACAGAGACGAATGTCTTGAATTACCAAACATTTGCGGAGAGCGAGTGAAGTGCTTAAATACTCCAG GAGGGTTTAGGTGTTTAGGAGTTTCTGAGAGAGAAGCAGGGATGGGCTTGTGCGGGCATGAGTACTTCTACAACCAGGAGCTGCAGGAGTGCCAGGCCTGTTCAGATTGTGATGGAGAGCCCGTCATTGCTCTTTGCACAGCCATTAGCGATGCAGTCTGTGGCAAGCCTTCAGAAAGCCGACTCTCCCACACTTGGGCCGCGAATGTGGCAGTGCCCCCTGCTAGGACCTCTGGTACCCACATCTTTCCTGGGCTTCAGCTAAACATTCGAGGGAAGGAGAGAAGCGATTTGCTGTTAAACGAGGCGGGTCAGGTGACCTTCCTGCAGCATGGCCTGGTGTGGTTGGATCACAACTTTGCGATAAAGCACAGCTGCAGGAACTTTCTTCAGGTGGGGATGAGGCTCAATGGAagccaggaggaggagggcagggATCTCAGCGGTGTTCGAATTGAACAGCCGGATGGGAAGTACTTTCAGGGGATCAGCGTCAGCAGCGGAGTTGAGGTGGAGCCTAATCACACCTTCACGCTGCTGCTGAAGAGTCCAAATCAACACTGCAACCAGAGCAAGGATCTTCACGTGTACGATATCACCGCCCCCTCTTTAAGCCTCCTGTGGTTGTCTCACGATACTGGAGCCGTAGCTCTGACCGCTCAGATGTCCCTGCTGGCACACTACCAGACCAGCTACCGCCCAACTTTCCGCCTAACCTCAGTGTCTGACCCTTACATGATCAGCCTAACTCATGACAACCGCGGGGTGCGCTTCACAGAAAGCGGTGTCGTAAAGTTTGTCCTTCAGCAGGCACTGTACTCGATGGGCCTCGCCTGCATTCGAGATGGTTTCTCCCTGATTGCCTATACCAACCGAAATGGGACCGACCAGGAGGTGATGCAGGCATTCAAGACCGGAGTCAACTACAGGGACACTTCCATCACTCTTTCTGGTGCTGTGAGCATAGACAGCAGAGACACGCTCAGCTTTGAGATCACATCTCCACCCCAGTGCAACATTCGCTACTTTGGGGACAGCACTGGCATCAGCATGCTGAGCCTTATCTGGATTCCTTCAGCTGTGTCATCAGCCTTGACTGCCACTGTTTCTAGGACTGGTCTACCCTCTGGGGCAGTGAGGAATAAACCCTTGCTCTTCCACCAGATCAGCTCCGACACACCGCAGGTTCATTTGGCCAGGTCAGGCGAGCCAAACGGACGGAAACACTTTATATTCCGCGAGAAAGGAACAGCAAACATTGCTCTCAACCTGAAGCTGATCCACTCCTGTAATATAGTAAAACTCACTTTGCAGCGAGTAGGGGGTCTGGGTGAGGAAGGGCAGACAGGTCCTGTGGCTCAGCAGGTGTCTGGATACATGCCTGAAGGAAGTGAATGGGCTAGCATAGGGCTGAGGGCCTCACTTCAAGTCCagaatggcacagctgtctatGTTACTGTTGACTGTGTCCGTGGGCGAGTTAACCAGATAACACACGAGGGAGGCACTAACATTTCCATCCTCTGGGTTTCAGCGTGA